Proteins from one Gossypium raimondii isolate GPD5lz chromosome 8, ASM2569854v1, whole genome shotgun sequence genomic window:
- the LOC128042995 gene encoding uncharacterized protein LOC128042995 → MAIDYHLGKANVVADELSRKSSLFALRAMNAHLSLNEDGSVLAKLRTKPMFLQRIQELQDNDPKLVLKRQMVRDKLSSEYTIDDNGSTKMYCDLKRMYWWPGTKREICEFVAKCLICQQVKVEYQIEIRGLHRDFGVNCKKL, encoded by the exons ATGGCTATTGATTACCACCTGGGGAAGGCTAATGTGGTTGCAGATGAACTTAGTCGAAAGTCGTCATTGTTTGCACTTCGAGCGATGAATGCTCATTTGTCTCTTAATGAAGACGGTTCTGTATTAGCAAAATTAAGAACGAAACCTATGTTCCTTCAACGAATTCAAGAGTTGCAAGATAATGATCCAAAATTGGTGTTGAAACGACAAATGGTTCGGGACAAGTTGAGTTCAGAGTATACCATTGATGATAATG GTAGTACAAAAATGTACTGTGATTTGAAAAgaatgtattggtggccaggtaCGAAACGGGAGATTTGTGAATTTGTGGCaaagtgtttgatttgtcaacaaGTCAAAGTAGAATATCAG ATCGAGATCCGAGGtttacatcgagattttggagtaaattGTAAGAAGCTCTAG